Proteins found in one Planococcus citri chromosome 2, ihPlaCitr1.1, whole genome shotgun sequence genomic segment:
- the LOC135834158 gene encoding speckle-type POZ protein B-like, giving the protein MSRPSLSSSTFSASNSDNISTLLDPRYPFKNIESSLSRDLGRIRIDEHYSDTTISVKGKNYAVHKVILAARSSVFHAMFKSRMQESKENHIIITDIDSDIFEEMLHYIYTGKANNLKVLAYELFSVADKYDLKHLKTICEQALIRNLSVDNAGKILTLADMHNAEILKVHTIQFIKRNAANGNCKDFRNTDLWKILSTSGPDLMRDMLAAFFE; this is encoded by the coding sequence ATGTCAAGACCTTCGCTTTCGTCGTCTACTTTTTCGGCATCGAATTCAGATAATATTTCTACTTTGTTGGACCCGAGGTACCCGTTCAAAAACATCGAGTCCAGCCTTTCACGCGACTTGGGACGGATTCGTATTGATGAACATTACAGCGATACGACTATCTCAGTCAAAGGTAAAAATTATGCCGTACATAAAGTCATCTTAGCTGCTCGCAGTTCGGTTTTTCACGCCATGTTCAAAAGCAGAATGCAAGAAAGCAAAGAAAACCACATAATCATTACGGATATAGACTCGGACATCTTTGAAGAAATGTTACACTATATTTATACGGGAAAGGCTAATAATTTAAAAGTATTAGCGTACGAATTATTCTCCGTAGCGGATAAATACGATCTTAAACACTTGAAGACCATATGTGAACAAGCTTTGATCAGGAATTTATCAGTAGATAACGCAGGCAAGATTTTAACCCTGGCAGATATGCATAATGCTGAAATATTAAAGGTACACACTATACAATTCATCAAACGAAATGCTGCCAACGGTAACTGCAAGGATTTCAGGAATACAGACCTTTGGAAGATTTTATCTACGTCTGGTCCTGACTTGATGAGAGATATGCTGGCTGCATTCTTTGAATAA
- the LOC135834159 gene encoding speckle-type POZ protein-like gives MSSNLYYTNKYRCNHDDGLFYFILHSTSISGLKKCCPLRGYAVIQIATVNHQCNCCDRSYEYPIINQSYPFQIGLNSICEDGYCGEIGSFLDLAIHEDKIRLVNTIHVYFQLYTTREDLDTNSIKIDEPNASSIENDDCSLSSDLERIRVDEDFSDVTISVKGKNYPAHKLILAARSSVFKAMFKNDMQESQTNHITITDMEQEIFEEMLQYIYTGKMPNLHEWAFELLPAADKYDLEGLKNACERLLLTKISAENACKILVLADMHNAEELKAHALRFIKENPANFETEIWNVLTESRPGLMKDMLAMFLKK, from the exons ATGTCCTCGAACTTGTATTACACAAATAAATACAGATGTAATCACGA TGATGGtctattttatttcatattacATAGTACTTCAATATCCGGTCTGAAGAAGTGCTGTCCTCTAAGGGGATATGCGGTAATTCAAATCGCTACCGTGAATCATCAATGTAATTGCTGTGATCGATCATACGAGTATCCGATTATAAATCAATCATATCCGTTCCAGATTGGTCTTAACTCTATTTGCGAGGACGGATATTGCGGAGAAATTGGTTCATTCTTAGATCTTGCTATTCACGAGGATAAAATAAGATTGGTAAATACGATTCATGTTTATTTTCAACTGTATACAACGAGAGAAGATTTGGACacaaattcgattaaaattgaCGAACCCAACGCTAGTTCGATTGAAAACGACGATTGCAGTCTTTCAAGTGACCTCGAACGAATTCGCGTGGATGAAGATTTCAGCGATGTGACTATCTCGGTGAAAGGTAAAAATTATCCGGCTcataaattgattttagccGCGCGCAGTTCAGTTTTCAAAGCcatgttcaaaaatgatatgCAAGAAAGCCAGACAAATCACATTACGATCACAGATATGGAACAAGAAATATTCGAAGAAATGTTACAATACATTTACACTGGAAAGATGCCTAATTTGCACGAATGGGCCTTTGAATTACTCCCCGCTGCGGATAAATATGACCTGGAAGGATTGAAAAACGCGTGTGAACGACTTTTGCTCACAAAAATATCAGCAGAAAATGCATGCAAGATTTTAGTGCTGGCTGATATGCATAATGCTGAAGAATTAAAGGCACATGCTCTACGATTTATCAAAGAGAATCCTGCCAATTTCGAGACAGAGATATGGAATGTATTGACCGAATCTCGTCCTGGTTTGATGAAAGATATGCTAGCTATGTTTTTAAAGAAGTAA
- the LOC135837677 gene encoding speckle-type POZ protein-like, with the protein MVYFISHYIVHTSIIALMKCCPLSGYVTIGTNFSDLEQTFPIQISVHSIRKDGYCGDFSISLDPEIRERKLRVWQDNILFVVELSTPGNDLDTIASSIENDEYSLSSDLERIRIDEDFSDVTISVKGKNYPAHKLILAARSSVFKAMFKNNMQESQTNHITITDMEQETFEEMLRYIYTGKMPNLEEWAFELLPAADKYDLKELKNACERLLLTEISAENVGKVLVLADMHNADELKAHALLFIKENSADFEPEIWNVLTESRPGLMKDILAILLKK; encoded by the coding sequence ATGGTCTATTTTATTTCACATTATATAGTACATACTTCAATAATCGCTCTGATGAAGTGCTGTCCTCTAAGTGGATATGTGACAATTGGAACCAATTTCTCAGACCTGGAACAAACATTTCCGATCCAAATCAGTGTTCACTCTATTCGCAAGGACGGATATTGCGGAGACTTTAGTATATCTTTAGATCCTGAGATTCGCGAGAGAAAGTTACGTGTTTGGCAAGATAATATCTTATTTGTTGTTGAACTGAGTACACCGGGAAATGATTTGGACACAATCGCTAGTTCGATTGAAAACGACGAATACAGTCTTTCAAGCGACCTGGAACGGATTCGCATCGATGAAGATTTCAGCGATGTAACTATCTCAGTGAAAGGTAAAAATTATCCGGCTCATAAATTGATTTTAGCAGCGCGCAGTTCGGTTTTCAAAGCcatgttcaaaaataatatgCAAGAAAGCCAGACAAATCACATTACGATCACAGATATGGAACAAGAAACATTCGAAGAAATGTTACGATACATTTATACTGGAAAGATGCCAAATTTGGAGGAATGGGCCTTCGAATTACTCCCAGCTGCGGATAAATATGAcctgaaagaattgaaaaacgcGTGTGAACGACTTTTGCTCACAGAAATATCAGCAGAAAATGTAGGCAAAGTTTTAGTACTGGCTGATATGCATAATGCTGACGAATTAAAGGCACATGCTTTACTATTCATCAAAGAGAATTCTGCCGATTTCGAGCCAGAGATATGGAATGTTTTGACCGAATCCCGTCCTGGTTTGATGAAAGATATTCTAGCTATATTGTTAAAGAAGTAA